Genomic window (Penaeus vannamei isolate JL-2024 chromosome 22, ASM4276789v1, whole genome shotgun sequence):
ttgtatatgtgtatatatgtgcgtgcgtgtgtgtgtgtgtgtgtgtgtctgcgtgcatgtgtgcgtgtatgtatgtgcatgcctgcatacgtgcgtatatgtacacacacacatataaacgcattAGCACTTAggaatccatacacacatataaatcagGCAGATACACAGAGCCACAACTCtcacccctttttctcctctcaacCGCAGCCAGCATCCTTCTTGTAGCCTCCCTCTTAGCCCGAAGGGATGTCGGCCAGTACTGTGAGATCCCCTCAAGCCAGGCGGCCGAGGGTGCCATCTACCCGGTGCCAGGGTCGGGGCAGGGCCAACAAGGTGCCAAGTGCCCAGTGGAAgatcctcctccaccttatcaGGGCTTGGATACCTCGCTTCCTCCTTATGCTTGTGTAGTGTgagagtttttattattattattatcattactattatttattattattattatttattttattttttttggggggggtgtttgtttgttttaatttgtaATTGTGTTTTGgtttataaaagtttttttttgtatttgtatggaTTTTCTTTTGTACGTAgtgtttttcttctgcttttcttgttttctcttctcttccttctatctgtcttacttccgtctctctctctctctctctctctctctctctctctctctctctctctctctctctctctctctctctccctctctctctctctctctctctctatctatctctatctatctatctatctatctgtctgtttgtctacctctctctctctctctttctttcttctctctctctctctctctctctctctctttctgtttgttcgtatgtgtgtgtgtgtgtgtctgtgtatgtgtgtgtatgtgtgtgtgtgtgtgtctgtgtatgtgtgtgtatgtgtgtgtgtgtgtgtctgtgtatgtgtgtgtatgtgtgtgtgtgtgtgttttaagtatGCAAGGATTTCTTATTCATCATACTAAAGAATGTAACCACCAAAGAATATACAAATCTTACTGTtaaatctatttatgtgtgttttacaAAGTCTGTTTCATATTAAACATCTAAAAATGTAGCATTTGTATCTAATAAACTGAATTAAAACTGATTATGAGTTTATCTCGGAAAAACGTTTCCATATTCtattatgacaataaaaaaagatgataattaagaacaaaaatacaagatatatgatataatcaattaaaaataataatgataatgataataataaaatacatacacacaacacctaTTGAaaacttttatagatattttatgtatttatctgttcattcattcatttattattattattattattattattactattattattattattattattactattattattattttcattagt
Coding sequences:
- the LOC113813486 gene encoding uncharacterized protein codes for the protein MSPRSLLRLQFMGVGTMLMGVLVMTSLFLFNDCRSKKCSRDKSFVSVFSFMWIVSGASILLVASLLARRDVGQYCEIPSSQAAEGAIYPVPGSGQGQQGAKCPVEDPPPPYQGLDTSLPPYACVV